One Plasmodium cynomolgi strain B DNA, chromosome 12, whole genome shotgun sequence genomic region harbors:
- a CDS encoding cytidine and deoxycytidylate deaminase family (putative), translated as AEKSLHVELKEMPIFSLLINEKKEILSSSYNHTNESKNGSRHCELIAIDKYLYGEDYEGMKNRNLIECFNNCENGVERSLARYFSKLDMCKGGRLADPSFGIEDDLVVRERPVGTSTEQLSEEKKNEIKHKLENLRKCCIVVT; from the coding sequence GCGGAAAAGAGCCTGCACGTGGAGCTGAAGGAAATGCCCATATTCTCCCTGCtgataaacgaaaaaaaggaaattttgtCCAGCTCATACAACCACACGAATGAGTcgaaaaatggaagcagGCACTGTGAACTCATAGCAATAGATAAATATCTTTATGGAGAGGATTACGAGGGTATGAAAAATAGGAACTTAATTGAATGCTTTAATAATTGTGAAAATGGAGTAGAGAGGTCTCTAGCGAGatatttttcaaagttgGATATGTGCAAGGGGGGTAGATTAGCTGACCCTTCTTTTGGGATAGAAGACGACTTGGTGGTTAGAGAACGACCCGTGGGAACTAGTACTGAGCAGTTaagtgaagagaaaaaaaacgaaataaagcACAAGTTAGAAAATCTTCGAAAATGCTGCATCGTTGTGACAT